TCATGGCCTGTATACTGGAGTTAATGAAATTCCCTAATTTGTTCTAGTTGAGGCATTCATGAGGAaacaagtgtgtctgtgttgtaaaATAGGAAAACATTTTAGACAAAATGTTTCTGCTTCAGCTTGGCATACCATTGTTTGACAGAAACCATGCAAGGCTTACTTATGTAGGAATAATTATCATGTGTGATAGTTAAGCAGCAAGCAAGACAGACTAAGAAGCCAAACCGGATGCAATGCCTCTTATGGAAGGTTGTTACCTTGTTTCTGTCAGATGTTCAAAACTTGAGTTTACTGAGTAAAAGTGgtgatttgtattttaaatttttttttgccctgcACACAACACCCAGCGTTTAATCTCCTCTCCAGCACTCCTTTCCCTCTCCTGGCAGGCGGACTAAGAGAACGAGTGCCTCTGATCCACGGTGTATATAGAGAACTGTAGGACAGCTCATTTGAGTGTCAGGTGACTCCACCAAGGAAAGTTCTAGGCCCATGTTTCTCCTCGTTGCCAGGATTTCCTGGAAATTAATCGTGTTACTGCTGTACCTCTTTTGCTAGttgaacaacaaaaaacaaaagcccAATTATGGGGCTTTTTGAAATACAATGAGACAATGACAATTATTTAACGAGTAATCACATGGTATATTACCCACAGttttacctaaaaaaaaaatgagaaaatgccTGACAGCAGGAAAAATACAGGAACTTGTTTGCTACATTGCATAATAATACATGCAATGAAATCAGACACCTTTTGCCTCCACAAGTAGACCAAAGGTGATATTAGGTCCTTTACGGGACAGATcaaatttatttcatacatttcatttaaggAATGCTGACCTGTATTATGTGAGAAAACTAAATACAAGAGAagtgaatttattattattgaggtATCATTTTGTCAGGTGTCTTTAACGGTGTAAGTGTTTCATTCTCAAGAGAGTTGTGCAGTAAGTTGTGCTTGCTCTTCCCAAATAATTCCTCCAGCGCTCCAAAGCTGAACATCTATTCTTGTTAGGTACACACATGGCATCAggcataaaatgtatttttactgcAGCGTGTGGCACCGATTGCAACACATCAGATATGAGTAATAACACACGCCTGTCAAGTTGTTTTTCTCCAGCAAGTTGAATATTGCATAACCTGAAAGAACAAATCTTTTAAAGCTTAAGTTTTGAGGTAACAGGATAGTAAAGCTACTATCATATTCACAGCAGTGCAGGGGAGCTGGAACGACTGCGCATCAACTTTCATccattaaatactgtatatttgtaatAAACAGAGATAGACAAAATTAGAGCATCAGTCTTCCACTCTAGAGTTACTGTATACCATCAAAACTCCAGATTACCCCATACATCCCAGAAGTTCACAGCATCAGGGctttaaatagtttaaataataGTTGTCACTTCAAGACAAACAAATTACGGAGTTGATAAAGAAAGTCCTCTTCTTTGCTTTTGTGCTGTCTGCACTGCCCATTCATGATGACCCAAACACAGCGTTTGCAGTAGTTGTAGAAATGGCGCTCTGCTTTCTTCAGCGTACTATTCAGGTCCAGTGTTCCATGGAGGctgcaaaaaaagtaaaacacgtTGACACAGGTTCACAAATGCACAACCCCGTGTGACGTTATTGTTATGTCTCCGCATAAGGACAAACCTGCTTGTGAACTGAATGAGCTGCACATCATCCTGACACTGCAGCAGAGATTCTCTGTTCTCTAACAGAATGGCTGCACAGATGAAGAGCTCAAAGgtgaagtcagtgttgatgGCCTGCAGGTCTGACTCTGGATCGTCCTCTGCAAACATGACACCGCAAATCTGTATTCCTATTTTGCTGTGAGACACTTTATTCTGACAATTATGAGTTCCGCTTTTCACCTGTGCTGATTTCTTGTGCCAGCCTTTCCTGATACCTGGCTCGCTCTACTTGTTGAGTGATGAGCTCAAGGTGGTCACAACTCAGGATCTCGAACAGACGGAGAGCATCACTGTGTTCAAACTCCCTCTGGAAACCTAGCAGCAACCACCTGAAAGAAGGAGCAACAAAGGCATGACTTGTGCACCTGAAATCCAGgttcacaatataaatagagaaaagtgccataaatcTACCTGTGGCAGAAGGTGAAGGAGAGGGGGTTtgtgattctgtttttttattatgtgaagctacatttttattgtacaaaaagtgctctataaataaagtttgattgattgattgacattTTTAGACTCTACAATGATTCTGgaaatatcaacaaaaactgCCAATGTCCTTGTTTTACCACTAGAGGTCGCACATACATTGTGCTATTACAGTGTGGAACACTGTCTAATAAACATGACAATATAATGCGCAGTATAAAGAAAGTGATACTCCTTTTTGGAAGTCTTACCTATTTTTCTATGCAGGCCATCAGCTCTGAAGTCCTTGGAGAATTTCTCCATGTAGCAGGAGAAACTCCAGAAAGTGTCAACCTCACAGTCAAGAACCTCCAGGAACCGACTGCACAGGTCATTCATTCCCTGGGCATAGCTGACCTCTGATAAACAGTCAAGATGAGTTTGTGTCTTTAATGGCATAACAAACAGCCTCACTGTGCTGTAATCAGTCAATACACATGAGACAGGCTTATTTGTGTACCTGGATGAAAAGCAGCATAAGTGATGAGTATGTCTCTCAACACCAACAGATTACCTGAACCTTGACCCCTGCAGACAGAAAAGTATGTAGAGTTAGTTAAACACTGAATAAACTTATTTGTTGTGCACTCAGACAATCATCCCccacaacaataaataatataatatgatggTAGTTAACAATGGACTTAGGTTTTCTCAAAggaaaattattttaattagttttaatgGTTGACTTCAATTGCAGGTCTCTGTGGTTTCAATTCAACATGCcagtgtgtccttgggcaagacactcaaCCCCCACGTTCTCGACAGTGTATGAAATATGAGTGAGTGATAGAACATAggtgtgctgtatgaaagtgtcaGTGACAGGGTGAGTGGCAAAACTGTGGTGTAAGGCAGCTGTAAATGGGTAACAAGCGttataaatgcagaccatttaccattaaaggtccagtgtgtaagagttaGTGGAATCTAGTGGTACGAATGCAAACTGTAACAAAAAGACCAGTCGGTCAAGGAACTAAACaagccttcacataccagaaataAGGATATGCcggctctggctggtttgtccatttggagAGCTTGAGAAACATGATGGCACACTcatttaaaaggcttattctatggtaacaaagaaattatgattttaaagcTATTATGAACCTATACAAATGCACTTGTGAGTAGGAAATTCAATTCCTGCTACACCCATaggttacacactgggccttaaAGAGCTCTATCTTCATATAGTGTCTGTTGACACAACAAACAACTCTCAACAATGGGTCGCAATCACTCACTGGTAATACGTCAGGTCTCTGTTAGTTCTTGGTACATCCTTGTCAATGATTCGTATAGCTTCCCGGAGCTCCTCCCCGTCAAATGTGACCCGCTCAAATAATATCTGGTGACAGGAGGGACATGTAGAAACAATTATATTTGACCAGTATTGATGGTGATCATAGTGTCATATGTTTTCATACTAATTTCCTGCTCTTTCTGTGcaaaacactttatttaaagtatCATCGTACATGAAATATCCCATTCTGAAATCTGTCAGCTGGTTCTGTGAGCAAAACCAAAAAGCCCCACGATAAAGAGGTCAAATGACACCATATGTAAATAGACAGCAAACATTTGTGTGAGTTTACCTAAAGTGCACTCCTCCTTCCTTAAACAGACAATCGTTTCTCTTCTACCAAACAAAGCCTATTGAAATATATTTGCTCAAACAACAGAAATGCAAATAACACAACTGCAGCAAAGATAAAACAGAAAAGATACAATTGAAATATATTGATTATAAATATTTAACTGAGCTAACCTGTGCCTGAAGGTTCAAGAAAGCCAGTCTCTCCCTGGCCTCCTCAGACAGGTCCTGggtctgctgctgttcctgtgcTTGCCTCTGGTCAAAATATCTGACAGCTGCGACTAACTCAGCTGCAAAGGAGATGAGGGAAGGAGGAAATTCAAAACGAGGGAAACGTTTTTATTGTTACGGAgttcatgcgtgtgtgtgtgtgtgtttgggtctTTACCATCAGTGCCGTTGAGGTGCATGCGCACGGTTGAAGGAAGGAACTTTTGCCACCTTCTTTTCATGACCTGATATCGTATAACTAACTGCTCCTGCAGCAGTGAGCGCTCTAAAGCCGTGGAGCTGCATGGGTACATGCCAAACAGGAACCGCCATGCCAGGCCACGCTCAGAGGGAGACACGCCACCTTGGCAGAGATGGAAAAACCTTTTAATTATTTCTAGTGATCAAACTAttctgcagtttttttctttcaaccaAGAGTTTAGGTATGTAGCGTCTGTCATGTTCAGTCAAACTCTTGTGTTAACTGATCAAAACAAATCCTGAATGGATCACATGGGAAGACTTATCTTTGTAGCCTGGGACAGAGAACAGAGTCAAGAGTatcgggaggaaattttgttatgttgcataataacaataaataatcttgaatcttgaatcttgaatcttgaatcagTAGTTCACAATTTCTGctctgcagggttttttttttgatctttGGTTTCCATGTTTGTAGGGTTGGAATGTGTGTATAAAGGTCAGAAGGTCACAGTGAAGGAGGGCAGGTTTCCACATTCCTGTTCATGGATGATAAATTCAGTGTGATGTTTACTACACTGAGACCTCCTCTGTCCAAACACCACTCAT
The sequence above is a segment of the Solea solea chromosome 13, fSolSol10.1, whole genome shotgun sequence genome. Coding sequences within it:
- the si:dkey-238d18.4 gene encoding TBC1 domain family member 16 gives rise to the protein MDNLKEGRPYRAAAEESSSQPDVCSERTVAAVSCPALSSARFTLPGIMDTEGRIDESRLRMHIFKNGGVSPSERGLAWRFLFGMYPCSSTALERSLLQEQLVIRYQVMKRRWQKFLPSTVRMHLNGTDAELVAAVRYFDQRQAQEQQQTQDLSEEARERLAFLNLQAQILFERVTFDGEELREAIRIIDKDVPRTNRDLTYYQGQGSGNLLVLRDILITYAAFHPEVSYAQGMNDLCSRFLEVLDCEVDTFWSFSCYMEKFSKDFRADGLHRKIGKTSKKEITNPLSFTFCHRWLLLGFQREFEHSDALRLFEILSCDHLELITQQVERARYQERLAQEISTEDDPESDLQAINTDFTFELFICAAILLENRESLLQCQDDVQLIQFTSSLHGTLDLNSTLKKAERHFYNYCKRCVWVIMNGQCRQHKSKEEDFLYQLRNLFVLK